The proteins below are encoded in one region of Rhodohalobacter mucosus:
- a CDS encoding sigma-54-dependent transcriptional regulator, producing the protein MSRQPHILITDDEKSIRNILRDILEFEKYSVLEAENGEEALSLIGNEQIDLVILDIKMKGMDGIEVLERIKERIPELPVIMISGHGTIQIAVDAAKKGAFDFVEKPPDLNRLLITVRNALQSSELIRENRQMRAELHGAKDIIGNSPVMDRIRKTIGKIAASSSRVLITGENGTGKELVARSIHNLSKRSSKKFVDVNCAAIPSELLESELFGHEKGAFTGASERRIGKFEQADGGTLFLDEIGDMSQDAQAKVLRALQENQIVRVGGSETIDVDVRIISATNKNLQEEIENGRFREDLYHRLSVIPIQIPPLRKRKEDIPLLAKTFLARLGKEDIVFSGKEFSDEALEVMKGLSWTGNIRELQNAVERLALLSPEDTITAQDVESLVVGRTSSKKVLGEIIDDTESFQEYKEHAERLFLIKKLEKYDWNVSATAEAIDIQRSHIYNKMKKYDIER; encoded by the coding sequence ATGTCCCGACAGCCTCACATATTGATCACAGACGATGAAAAGAGCATCCGGAATATTCTGCGGGATATTCTGGAGTTCGAGAAATACAGTGTTCTGGAGGCCGAAAACGGTGAAGAAGCCCTTAGCCTGATCGGAAACGAGCAGATCGACCTGGTGATCCTCGACATCAAAATGAAGGGAATGGACGGAATCGAAGTGCTCGAGAGGATTAAGGAGAGGATTCCGGAATTACCTGTGATCATGATATCCGGGCACGGCACCATACAGATAGCGGTGGATGCAGCGAAGAAAGGGGCGTTCGATTTTGTAGAAAAACCACCGGACCTGAACCGGCTTCTGATTACGGTTCGAAACGCACTGCAGAGCAGCGAGCTTATCAGGGAGAACCGCCAGATGAGAGCGGAGCTGCACGGTGCAAAAGATATTATCGGCAACAGTCCGGTTATGGACAGAATCAGAAAAACGATCGGCAAGATTGCCGCGAGCAGCAGCCGGGTGCTGATCACCGGCGAAAACGGTACGGGCAAGGAATTGGTTGCACGATCGATTCACAACCTGAGCAAGCGGTCATCCAAAAAGTTTGTTGACGTTAACTGCGCGGCCATCCCGTCCGAGCTATTGGAAAGCGAGCTGTTTGGCCACGAAAAAGGCGCCTTTACCGGTGCCTCGGAACGCCGGATCGGTAAATTCGAGCAGGCTGACGGAGGTACGCTGTTTCTGGATGAAATTGGCGACATGAGTCAGGATGCACAGGCCAAAGTGCTGCGCGCCCTGCAGGAGAATCAGATTGTACGGGTGGGCGGATCGGAAACCATAGATGTGGATGTGCGGATCATATCAGCCACAAACAAGAATTTGCAGGAGGAGATCGAAAACGGCCGGTTCAGGGAAGACCTGTACCATCGCCTCAGCGTGATCCCGATTCAGATACCGCCGCTGCGCAAGCGAAAAGAGGACATTCCGCTGCTCGCAAAAACCTTTCTGGCTCGTCTCGGGAAAGAAGATATTGTATTCTCAGGGAAAGAGTTCTCCGATGAAGCACTTGAGGTAATGAAGGGCCTCTCGTGGACAGGAAATATCCGCGAGCTGCAAAACGCTGTGGAGCGTCTTGCGCTTCTGTCGCCGGAAGACACCATCACTGCCCAGGATGTGGAATCCCTGGTTGTGGGGCGCACCTCATCCAAAAAAGTGCTGGGTGAAATTATCGATGATACCGAATCCTTCCAGGAGTACAAGGAGCATGCCGAACGTCTATTCCTGATCAAAAAGCTGGAAAAGTACGACTGGAACGTTTCAGCCACCGCCGAAGCAATTGACATCCAGCGTAGCCACATCTACAACAAGATGAAGAAGTATGATATTGAGCGGTAA